A section of the Schistocerca gregaria isolate iqSchGreg1 unplaced genomic scaffold, iqSchGreg1.2 ptg000949l, whole genome shotgun sequence genome encodes:
- the LOC126325933 gene encoding elongation factor 4-like isoform X1 produces the protein MAGTTKLRDCIVFHAYFSPKQAVVSRSVVTRRPVSTPTSKNNITHYSQKSADRHLQMTSFPPRLIRNFCITAHIDHGKTTLSTKLLALAGTLAQTQQNEMYLDKLRVEKERGITVKAQTASMLHIYDNETYLLNLIDTPGHVDFSYEVSRSMASCEGALLLVDAAKGIQAQSIANWWLAKQNNLAMIPVINKIDLHTAQPAKVAADLQNTLNFKPNEILQVSALSGIGIEQICPSIVENIPPPTCQTDGPFRALLFDSWYQDTFSGVICLIKVADGSVSVGDKIVAASTKKTYQVVEVGIMFPELYSTGVLYSGQVGYIKIGMKSAQEARVGDTFYHEEKVVPLFPSYQPVKPMVYAGLYPDVNSDFNALCNAMNKLLLTDASVTTTRNVNNVLGMGYRCGFLGLLHMDVFLQRLREEYNTKVIVTAPSVSVRVELRSGEQIEVTQTSAFPPREQIKQTFEPFVRASLFVPKQYLGTITNLCIERRSTLINTEWIDTKCVRLTYHMPLSEVIFDFFDQVKQLSSGYATLDYEETGYEPSDLVKLDILLNGEVAEPLSVICHRSKAETLGRKIASKLKTTIPRQMFEIRVQAAIGSKIVARENINPFRKDVTAKCYGGDGTRKQKLLEKQKEGKKRMKSVGNVELPPEAFMAVIKI, from the exons atggcgggaactaCGAAACTTAGAGACTGCATCGTGTTCCACGCATACTTCTCTCCCAAACAAGCTGTCGTATCCAGGTCTGTGGTCACGAGGCGGCCTGTCAGTACACCTACCTCCAAAAACAACATCACCCATT ACTCTCAAAAGTCGGCTGATCGTCACCTTCAGATGACTTCTTTTCCTCCGCGTCTTATTCGAAATTTCTGCATCACGGCACATATCGACCATGGGAAAACAACACTAAGCACCAAACTACTTGCCCTAGCAGGAACTCTCGCACAGACTCAACAGAACGAAATGTACCTGGACAAGCTCCGAGTTGAAAAAGAACGCGGCATCACGGTAAAAGCACAAACCGCGAGTATGCTGCATATATACGACAATGAAACATACCTGTTGAATCTAATTGACACACCAGGACATGTCGACTTTTCCTACGAAGTCAGTAGGAGCATGGCATCCTGCGAAGGTGCTCTGTTGCTTGTCGACGCTGCCAAGGGAATTCAAGCACAAAGTATAGCAAATTGGTGGCTGGCCAAGCAGAATAACTTGGCTATGATCCCTGTGATCAATAAAATAGacttgcacacggcacagccagccaAAGTCGCAGCGGACTTACAAAACACTCTGAACTTTAAGCCGAATGAAATCTTACAAGTTTCGGCTTTGTCAGGAATAGGAATTGAGCAAATCTGCCCATCTATCGTCGAGAACATTCCCCCGCCAACTTGTCAGACAGACGGTCCATTTCGAGCCCTATTATTTGATAGTTGGTATCAGGATACCTTCTCCGGAGTCATCTGTCTAATCAAGGTCGCTGATGGCTCTGTCAGCGTAGGCGACAAAATTGTAGCCGCGTCTACTAAAAAAACATACCAGGTAGTGGAAGTCGGCATCATGTTCCCCGAGTTATATTCAACAGGCGTATTGTACAGCGGTCAGGTTGGTTATATTAAAATTGGCATGAAGTCTGCTCAGGAAGCACGGGTAGGTGACACCTTTTATCATGAAGAAAAAGTTGTACCATTGTTTCCCAGCTACCAACCTGTGAAACCAATGGTCTATGCAGGTCTATATCCGGACGTCAACTCAGATTTCAACGCGCTCTGCAACGCCATGAATAAGCTGTTGCTGACAGATGCCTCCGTGACGACGACCCGTAACGTTAACAATGTGCTGGGTATGGGATATCGCTGTGGTTTCTTAGGACTTTTGCATATGGACGTTTTTTTACAGCGGTTACGAGAAGAATACAACACAAAAGTGATCGTCACTGCACCAAGTGTTTCTGTTAGGGTCGAACTGAGGTCAGGCGAACAGATAGAAGTCACACAAACTAGCGCATTTCCTCCCAGAGAACAGATCAAGCAGACATTTGAGCCATTCGTCAGAGCTTCTTTGTTCGTTCCGAAGCAGTATCTAGGCACCATCACCAACCTGTGCATTGAACGCCGCAGTACATTGATCAACACAGAATGGATTGATACCAAGTGTGTTCGCTTAACCTATCACATGCCATTGTCGGAGGTCATATTTGACTTCTTTGATCAAGTCAAGCAACTCTCTAGTGGATACGCTACCTTGGACTATGAAGAAACTGGATACGAACCCTCGGACCTTGTCAAGTTAGACATTCTGCTCAACGGAGAAGTAGCCGAACCTTTGTCAGTCATATGCCATCGAAGTAAGGCAGAGACACTCGGAAGAAAAATAGCTTCAAAGCTCAAAACAACCATACCAAGACAAATGTTCGAAATACGAGTGCAGGCCGCAATCGGCTCTAAAATTGTGGCAAGAGAGAACATCAATCCGTTCAGAAAAGATGTAACTGCCAAGTGCTACGGAGGGGATGGTACTCGCAAACAAAAACTCTTAGAAAAGCAAAAAGAAGGCAAGAAGAGAATGAAGTCTGTGGGAAATGTGGAATTACCACCTGAAGCCTTTATGGCCGTTATCAAGATATAA
- the LOC126325945 gene encoding proteasome assembly chaperone 2-like, with protein sequence MLQPALSIGNLGQLTVDALISNFSIPCVGYFDEEFVVPVAGNDVFTQENSGVLSTAIEVYHAKLHDAIPVTLVQQRSSIITGYGREYAEHLFKWIKSERFRETIVILGLNSSMRIDSQLAGSQFRYVATPLEAGKKKRFERCELIPLEEPLTAVLRPGSIARRLHQLAENEKLPLVVLARFVHGGYSVQESIETAKLCAQYLSLPNENIEAPWKLPTSWKHIMQTLPFDQKLFG encoded by the exons ATGCTTCAGCCTGCTCTGTCGATAGGAAATCTAGGTCAGCTCACCGTCGATGCGTTGATCTCGAACTTCTCTATTCCCTGCGTCGGCTATTTTGATGAAGAATTTGTTGTTCCCGTCGCTGGAAACGACGTATTCACTCAGGAAAACAGCGGTGTGCTGTCCACTGCTATCGAAGTCTACCACGCCAAACTACACGATGCTATTCCTGTCACTCTAGTACAACAGCGCTCGTCAATCATAACTGGATACGGTCGCGAGTATGCAGAGCATCTGTTCAAATGGATAAAGTCCGAAAGGTTTCGAGAAACCATCGTCATACTCGGACTCAATTCCTCGATGCGCATTGATTCTCAACTGGCCGGATCTCAGTTTCGATACGTCGCCACCcctctcgaggcaggaaaaaaaaAGCGCTTCGAACGCTGCGAACTCATCCCCCTGGAAGAGCCGCTAACGGCAGTCCTAAGACCAGGCTCGATCGCACGCAGGTTACATCAACTGGCTGAGAATGAAAAACTACCGCTCGTCGTGCTCGCGAGATTCGTGCACGGAGGCTACAGCGTTCAGGAATCAATTGAAACAGCGAAATTGTGTGCGCAGTATTTATCCTTGCCCAATg AAAACATCGAGGCACCCTGGAAACTGCCCACCTCTTGGAAGCACATCATGCAAACGCTCCCGTTCGATCAGAAACTATTCGGGTGA
- the LOC126325944 gene encoding putative methyltransferase DDB_G0268948, translating to MNEIIEYFDHTQYKQARPSYPPKVFEIIAKHLKCLPVKNIVDVGCGSGQASFGLLNYGEHVLGIDLSPVQIQGAREEILRRKIDPNRIDFQISGSNAIPVEDHSVDLLTVAQAIHWFDLEEFYKEAKRVLVPGGSAAIWCYDMARVMNNDTVERAFSNLHSGILKNYWTKHRELVDNGYKDLNPPFKHVERFQAILEHSTDIEGLLVYIGTWSSVHEYKKAHPDQDCCADLKKVLDACAPDTVFQLQSTIHMLLVRD from the exons ATGAATGAGATAATTGAGTATTTCGATCACACCCAATACAAACAGGCGCGCCCCAGCTACCCACCTAAAGTGTTCGAAATCATCGCCAAGCACCTAAAAT GTCTGCCTGTCAAAAATATAGTAGACGTCGGCTGCGGGAGCGGGCAGGCGTCTTTCGGTCTGTTGAACTACGGCGAGCACGTCTTGGGGATTGACTTGTCGCCCGTTCAAATTCAAGGTGCCAGGGAAGAAATCCTGAGGAGAAAAATAGACCCCAATAGAATCGATTTCCAGATAAGCGGTTCAAATGCCATTCCGGTAGAAGACCACTCAGTAGATCTGCTCACAGTTGCTCAGGCCATACACTGGTTCGATTTGGAAGAATTCTATAAAGAGGCCAAAAGAGTCCTGGTCCCCGGCGGCAGCGCTGCAATCTGGTGCTACGATATGGCTCGAGTCATGAACAACGACACGGTGGAAAGGGCCTTCTCAAAC TTGCACTCAGGCATTTTAAAAAACTATTGGACGAAGCACAGGGAACTGGTCGATAACGGATATAAGGACTTGAACCCGCCCTTCAAGCACGTAGAGAGGTTTCAAGCGatcctggaacacagtacagaTATAGAGGGACTGCTAGTATACATCGGTACATGGTCTTCTGTACATGAGTATAAGAAAGCGCATCCAGATCAAGATTGTTGTGCAGACTTGAAAAAAgt GTTGGACGCGTGTGCTCCAGACACAGTTTTTCAGCTGCAGTCTACCATTCATATGTTGTTGGTACGCGACTGA
- the LOC126325933 gene encoding uncharacterized protein LOC126325933 isoform X2: MAGTTKLRDCIVFHAYFSPKQAVVSRSVVTRRPVSTPTSKNNITHSGTLAQTQQNEMYLDKLRVEKERGITVKAQTASMLHIYDNETYLLNLIDTPGHVDFSYEVSRSMASCEGALLLVDAAKGIQAQSIANWWLAKQNNLAMIPVINKIDLHTAQPAKVAADLQNTLNFKPNEILQVSALSGIGIEQICPSIVENIPPPTCQTDGPFRALLFDSWYQDTFSGVICLIKVADGSVSVGDKIVAASTKKTYQVVEVGIMFPELYSTGVLYSGQVGYIKIGMKSAQEARVGDTFYHEEKVVPLFPSYQPVKPMVYAGLYPDVNSDFNALCNAMNKLLLTDASVTTTRNVNNVLGMGYRCGFLGLLHMDVFLQRLREEYNTKVIVTAPSVSVRVELRSGEQIEVTQTSAFPPREQIKQTFEPFVRASLFVPKQYLGTITNLCIERRSTLINTEWIDTKCVRLTYHMPLSEVIFDFFDQVKQLSSGYATLDYEETGYEPSDLVKLDILLNGEVAEPLSVICHRSKAETLGRKIASKLKTTIPRQMFEIRVQAAIGSKIVARENINPFRKDVTAKCYGGDGTRKQKLLEKQKEGKKRMKSVGNVELPPEAFMAVIKI, encoded by the exons atggcgggaactaCGAAACTTAGAGACTGCATCGTGTTCCACGCATACTTCTCTCCCAAACAAGCTGTCGTATCCAGGTCTGTGGTCACGAGGCGGCCTGTCAGTACACCTACCTCCAAAAACAACATCACCCATT CAGGAACTCTCGCACAGACTCAACAGAACGAAATGTACCTGGACAAGCTCCGAGTTGAAAAAGAACGCGGCATCACGGTAAAAGCACAAACCGCGAGTATGCTGCATATATACGACAATGAAACATACCTGTTGAATCTAATTGACACACCAGGACATGTCGACTTTTCCTACGAAGTCAGTAGGAGCATGGCATCCTGCGAAGGTGCTCTGTTGCTTGTCGACGCTGCCAAGGGAATTCAAGCACAAAGTATAGCAAATTGGTGGCTGGCCAAGCAGAATAACTTGGCTATGATCCCTGTGATCAATAAAATAGacttgcacacggcacagccagccaAAGTCGCAGCGGACTTACAAAACACTCTGAACTTTAAGCCGAATGAAATCTTACAAGTTTCGGCTTTGTCAGGAATAGGAATTGAGCAAATCTGCCCATCTATCGTCGAGAACATTCCCCCGCCAACTTGTCAGACAGACGGTCCATTTCGAGCCCTATTATTTGATAGTTGGTATCAGGATACCTTCTCCGGAGTCATCTGTCTAATCAAGGTCGCTGATGGCTCTGTCAGCGTAGGCGACAAAATTGTAGCCGCGTCTACTAAAAAAACATACCAGGTAGTGGAAGTCGGCATCATGTTCCCCGAGTTATATTCAACAGGCGTATTGTACAGCGGTCAGGTTGGTTATATTAAAATTGGCATGAAGTCTGCTCAGGAAGCACGGGTAGGTGACACCTTTTATCATGAAGAAAAAGTTGTACCATTGTTTCCCAGCTACCAACCTGTGAAACCAATGGTCTATGCAGGTCTATATCCGGACGTCAACTCAGATTTCAACGCGCTCTGCAACGCCATGAATAAGCTGTTGCTGACAGATGCCTCCGTGACGACGACCCGTAACGTTAACAATGTGCTGGGTATGGGATATCGCTGTGGTTTCTTAGGACTTTTGCATATGGACGTTTTTTTACAGCGGTTACGAGAAGAATACAACACAAAAGTGATCGTCACTGCACCAAGTGTTTCTGTTAGGGTCGAACTGAGGTCAGGCGAACAGATAGAAGTCACACAAACTAGCGCATTTCCTCCCAGAGAACAGATCAAGCAGACATTTGAGCCATTCGTCAGAGCTTCTTTGTTCGTTCCGAAGCAGTATCTAGGCACCATCACCAACCTGTGCATTGAACGCCGCAGTACATTGATCAACACAGAATGGATTGATACCAAGTGTGTTCGCTTAACCTATCACATGCCATTGTCGGAGGTCATATTTGACTTCTTTGATCAAGTCAAGCAACTCTCTAGTGGATACGCTACCTTGGACTATGAAGAAACTGGATACGAACCCTCGGACCTTGTCAAGTTAGACATTCTGCTCAACGGAGAAGTAGCCGAACCTTTGTCAGTCATATGCCATCGAAGTAAGGCAGAGACACTCGGAAGAAAAATAGCTTCAAAGCTCAAAACAACCATACCAAGACAAATGTTCGAAATACGAGTGCAGGCCGCAATCGGCTCTAAAATTGTGGCAAGAGAGAACATCAATCCGTTCAGAAAAGATGTAACTGCCAAGTGCTACGGAGGGGATGGTACTCGCAAACAAAAACTCTTAGAAAAGCAAAAAGAAGGCAAGAAGAGAATGAAGTCTGTGGGAAATGTGGAATTACCACCTGAAGCCTTTATGGCCGTTATCAAGATATAA
- the LOC126325938 gene encoding ADP-sugar pyrophosphatase-like, with the protein MAYYYPTTYKKDTLPKVTNKKLVSSTPWIEMYNLTYMDPSGSIRSWDSIERTGSSKLSANGVDILAIVRNNSKCDTEKPLLIEKDDRILLVIQFRPPMNKHTLEFPAGLCEENESIEETAVRELREETGYHGKFVSCSPGIVLDPGISNNCTALAQVLVDLDSPENKDPKQSLDSGEFIQVVSVPFEDMLDHINDICLAKNAVCDAKLYAFAFARSF; encoded by the exons ATGGCTTACTACTACCCAACAACTTATAAAAAAGATACGCTTCCAAAGGTCACAAATAAGAAGTTGGTTTCTAGTACACCATGGATCGAAATGTATAATTTGACATATATGGACCCGTCTGGATCTATCAGA agctGGGATTCCATAGAGAGGACAGGTAGCTCCAAGCTGTCTGCCAACG GCGTGGATATATTGGCCATCGTTAGAAACAATAGCAAATGCGACACTGAAAAGCCGCTGCTGATTGAAAAGGACGATCGAATTCTGCTTGTCATTCAATTCCGTCCGCCGATGAATAAGCATACATTAGAATTTCCCGCTGGTCTATGTGAAGAGAATGAGTCCATAGAAGAAACTGCAGTTAGAGAACTCAGAGAAGAAAC TGGATACCATGGCAAGTTCGTGTCGTGTTCTCCAGGGATTGTTTTGGATCCTGGAATTTCAAACAATTGTACCGCTTTAGCACAGGTTTTg GTAGATTTAGACAGTCCAGAAAATAAGGATCCAAAGCAATCTCTGGACAGCGGAGAATTCATTCAGGTGGTTTCTGTACCGTTCGAGGATATGCTGGATCACATAAACG ATATATGTTTGGCCAAAAACGCTGTTTGCGATGCCAAGTTGTATGCATTTGCGTTTGCCCGCTCATTCTGA
- the LOC126325905 gene encoding kinesin-like protein KIF15 has translation MNQFDNLLAHISELENANRESERKYLTLSQRFNACEAELQKYREKLLECEEKEAGLREQVSSLRVEKETEHKLSQRLKEQNAQLKCSVSDQMRVIEEEKKQMVLTRENYIDGLKKNNARVQEAVNDLKDRIRKYELACQALLPLDSHVNPLNMDAESLESVVSASALQENYKHLNEELKKNFEKEKSKLESDLNRALKEYRALDHYNKQIQIQLDQIRSCYSDFEAFIRGYKCACGKSIELGQEFLMPSNMQTAFSKGLSEEVSDLIVNAIV, from the exons ATGAATCAGTTTGACAACCTGTTGGCGCATATTTCTGAGCTCGAGAACGCAAATCGTGAATCTGAACGGAAGTACTTGACACTGTCTCAGCGATTTAATGCGTGTGAAGCTGAATTGCAAAAGT ACAGAGAGAAGCTGTTGGAATGTGAAGAGAAGGAGGCGGGACTCCGAGAGCAGGTTTCTTCCCTGCGTGTGGAGAAAGAAACTGAACACAAACTTTCCCAGCGTCTCAAGGAACAGAATGCGCAGCTCAAATGTAGCGTATCGGATCAGATGAGAGTTATAGAGGAAGAGAAGAAACAAATGGTATTGACGAGGGAGAATTACATTGATGGCTTGAAAAAGAATAATGCGAGAGTTCAGGAAGCCGTGAACGATTTGAAAGACAGGATAAGAAAGTACGAATTGGCGTGTCAGGCGCTGCTTCCGTTGGATTCGCACGTGAATCCTTTGAATATGGATGCAGAGAGCTTGGAATCGGTTGTATCCGCGAGCGCCTTACAAGAGAATTACAAGCATTTGAACgaagaattgaaaaaaaattttgaaaaggaaAAATCTAAATTGGAGAGTGATTTGAATCGTGCATTGAAGGAGTATCGCGCGCTTGATCACTATAACAAACAAATCCAAATACAACTGGACCAAATAAGAAGTTGCTATTCGGATTTTGAGGCATTCATAAGGGGATACAAATGCGCTTGTGGAAAAAGTATCGAACTCGGTCAAGAGTTTTTGATGCCTTCTAACATGCAGACTGCATTTTCGAAAGGTTTGAGTGAGGAAGTGTCTGATCTAATTGTTAATGCGATTGTATAA